Proteins found in one Zea mays cultivar B73 chromosome 1, Zm-B73-REFERENCE-NAM-5.0, whole genome shotgun sequence genomic segment:
- the LOC100274688 gene encoding E3 ubiquitin-protein ligase BRE1-like 2 isoform X4 has protein sequence MDSTALQYENQKLVQQLEVQKSEMHALERKFKELSDDQCSYDKTLISLNKLWNQLIDDLVLLGVRAGGDLDNLQALDHEELSEESLESCPSEEIFLLRLLKTNNIRDNSDTSLLKFVEEALAFRSSATVTLMKSLQETISSQQARSESLSLALNGQKSNEDVIVALRNHNDCLKEVAENASQAISIINEKHKRYLDEIEAFKSNHSRELQEIKRISGELEESIAELEESQRKLVVLQLQRHGSVMDASGANAVNGGISTHKSSDKSMSWQDLKDAVDAAKTLAGNRLLELHQTQEDNLILSKELGDLEGQLKDEKYVLVSKPYMILNDKLQHLNAEIERYRGLVEVLQNDKDQLMQREKEISAKAESLDSVKQTIITYEKKIEELETQIQILFSEKNDLETKVEETLQDSGKKDFKNEIHVMAAALSNELGMMENQLSRSKDAASEALALREQAESLRSLVAKKIEEHKKISDKYNSQVIEIKSLKALVEELEQEKQELEFIADMYVKESSESRTIADIEESETRARNQAEYLRSNLEEHSLELRVKAANEAEAACQQRLSFAEVELEELRTKVDASERDVVELKEAIRIKEAEGDAYISDIETVGQAYEDMQTQNQHLLQQLTDRDDFNIKLVSDSVKMKQACSSLLSDKLMLEKQLQQVNTSLESSKLKIARGEEQMKTCVAQAIKTSAENRHLTISLERIALELSNTDKELKWLRSSVGSSEKEYEQTQQKISELRALLEHERSERRRLEEQYEEVKNEVMELTSETEETTVRKLEDEIKECKGILKCGVCFDRPKEVVITKCFHLFCSLCIQRNLEIRHRKCPGCGTPFGQNDVREVKI, from the exons ATGGATTCCACAGCTCTTCAATATGAAAACCAAAAATTGGTGCAACAACTGGAGGTACAGAAGTCCGAAATGCATGCATTGGAGCGCAAGTTCAAGGAGCTTAGTGATGATCAATGTTCTTATGACAAGACTCTGATTTCTTTGAATAAACTGTGGAATCAG CTGATTGATGATTTGGTTCTGCTTGGAGTACGGGCTGGTGGGGATTTGGATAATTTGCAAGCACTTGACCATGAAGAGTTATCAGAAG AATCTTTGGAGTCGTGTCCTTCCGAGGAGATATTTCTCTTAAGGCTCTTGAAGACAAACAACATCAGAGATAATAGTGACACTAGCTTGTTGAAATTTGTTGAAGAAGCTCTTGCTTTTCGGTCTTCAGCAACTGTTACTTTGATGAAGTCCCTGCAAGAGACTATTTCTTCGCAGCAAGCTAGAAGTGAGTCTTTGTCTTTAGCTTTGAATGGACAAAAGTCAAATGAAG ATGTTATTGTTGCCCTTCGAAATCATAATGATTGCTTGAAAGAGGTGGCAGAGAATGCGAGTCAAGCCATCTCTATTATCAACGAGAAGCACAAAAGGTATCTTGATGAGATTGAGGCTTTTAAAAGCAACCATTCAAGGGAGCTACAGGAAATCAAGCGTATTTCAG GTGAGCTAGAGGAAAGCATTGCAGAGCTTGAGGAAAGTCAAAGGAAGTTGGTTGTGCTCCAGTTGCAGAGGCATGGTTCTGTAATGGATGCATCTGGGGCAAATGCTGTGAATGGTGGTATTTCTACTCATAAATCTTCAGATAAAAGTATGAGCTGGCAAGACCTCAAAGATGCTGTTGACGCAGCTAAG ACCCTCGCAGGAAACCGTCTATTAGAACTCCATCAGACTCAAGAGGATAATCTGATACTATCCAAGGAGCTGGGAGATCTTGAG GGGCAATTGAAAGATGAGAAGTATGTCTTGGTATCCAAACCGTACATGATTCTTAATGATAAACTACAACATTTGAATGCTGAGATAGAGCGTTATAGAGGGTTGGTTGAAGTTTTACAG AATGACAAGGACCAGCTCATGCAAAGGGAGAAAGAAATTTCTGCAAAAGCAGAATCGCTCGACAGTGTTAAACAAACCATTATCACATATGAGAAAAAAATTGAAGAACTGGAAACTCAAATTCAGATACTCTTTTCTGAAAAGAATGATCTCGAAACCAAGGTTGAGGAGACTTTGCAAGATTCAG GTAAGAAAGACTTCAAGAATGAGATTCATGTTATGGCTGCAGCACTCTCCAATGAACTGGGTATGATGGAGAATCAGTTGAGTCGATCAAAGGATGCAGCTTCTGAAGCACTTGCATTGCGTGAGCAAGCTGAATCATTAAGATCATTGGTAGCTAAAAAG ATTGAGGAACACAAGAAGATTTCGGATAAATACAACTCACAAGTAATTGAGATCAAGTCCCTCAAGGCATTG GTTGAGGAGTTGGAGCAGGAAAAGCAGGAGCTGGAGTTTATTGCAGATATGTACGTGAAAGAAAGTTCTGAGTCTAG GACAATTGCTGATATTGAAGAATCAGAAACCCGAGCTCGCAATCAGGCTGAATATTTGAGGAGCAATCTAGAGGAGCATAGTCTTGAGCTTCGGGTTAAAGCAGCAAATGAAGCTGAAGCTGCATGCCAGCAAAGGCTTTCCTTTGCTGAAGTGGAACTAGAAGAGTTAAGGACCAAAGTAGATGCATCTGAAAG AGATGTTGTGGAACTTAAGGAGGCAATAAGAATTAAAGAGGCTGAAGGAGACGCCTATATTTCTGATATCGAG ACAGTTGGTCAAGCATATGAAGACATGCAAACGCAAAATCAGCATCTTCTTCAACAGCTTACTGATAGAGATGACTTTAACATAAAG CTAGTATCAGATAGTGTGAAGATGAAACAAGCTTGTAGTTCCCTTCTCTCTGACAAGCTTATGCTAGAGAAGCAACTCCAGCAAGTTAACACTTCACTGGAGTCATCTAAACTGAAAATTGCCCGTGGCGAAGAGCAG ATGAAGACTTGTGTAGCGCAAGCTATAAAAACTTCAGCTGAAAACAGACATCTTACTATTAGCCTGGAAAGGATTGCGCTGGAGTTATCCAACACAGATAAGGAACTCAAGTGGCTTCGGTCCTCCGTTGGATCCTCTGAGAAAGAATACGAGCAAACTCAGCAAAAGATATCTGAGCTGAGAGCGTTACTGGAGCACGAGAG GAGTGAGAGGCGGCGGCTTGAAGAACAATATGAAGAGGTGAAAAATGAAGTTATGGAGCTGACCTCTGAGACTGAAGAGACTACTGTCCGGAAACTTGAGGATGAAATAAAAGAATGCAAGGGTATTCTCAAGTGTGGTGTATGCTTTGACCGGCCTAAAGAG GTTGtgatcaccaaatgtttccacctATTCTGCTCGCTATGCATCCAGAGAAACCTCGAGATTCGCCACCGAAAATGTCCTGGCTGTGGAACCCCATTCGGACAAAACGACGTTAGGGAGGTGAAGATATGA
- the LOC100274688 gene encoding E3 ubiquitin-protein ligase BRE1-like 2 isoform X3 has protein sequence MHMVVQDETMDSTALQYENQKLVQQLEVQKSEMHALERKFKELSDDQCSYDKTLISLNKLWNQLIDDLVLLGVRAGGDLDNLQALDHEELSEESLESCPSEEIFLLRLLKTNNIRDNSDTSLLKFVEEALAFRSSATVTLMKSLQETISSQQARSESLSLALNGQKSNEDVIVALRNHNDCLKEVAENASQAISIINEKHKRYLDEIEAFKSNHSRELQEIKRISGELEESIAELEESQRKLVVLQLQRHGSVMDASGANAVNGGISTHKSSDKSMSWQDLKDAVDAAKTLAGNRLLELHQTQEDNLILSKELGDLEGQLKDEKYVLVSKPYMILNDKLQHLNAEIERYRGLVEVLQNDKDQLMQREKEISAKAESLDSVKQTIITYEKKIEELETQIQILFSEKNDLETKVEETLQDSGKKDFKNEIHVMAAALSNELGMMENQLSRSKDAASEALALREQAESLRSLVAKKIEEHKKISDKYNSQVIEIKSLKALVEELEQEKQELEFIADMYVKESSESRTIADIEESETRARNQAEYLRSNLEEHSLELRVKAANEAEAACQQRLSFAEVELEELRTKVDASERDVVELKEAIRIKEAEGDAYISDIETVGQAYEDMQTQNQHLLQQLTDRDDFNIKLVSDSVKMKQACSSLLSDKLMLEKQLQQVNTSLESSKLKIARGEEQMKTCVAQAIKTSAENRHLTISLERIALELSNTDKELKWLRSSVGSSEKEYEQTQQKISELRALLEHERSERRRLEEQYEEVKNEVMELTSETEETTVRKLEDEIKECKGILKCGVCFDRPKEVVITKCFHLFCSLCIQRNLEIRHRKCPGCGTPFGQNDVREVKI, from the exons ATGCATATGGTGGTTCAAGACGAGACG ATGGATTCCACAGCTCTTCAATATGAAAACCAAAAATTGGTGCAACAACTGGAGGTACAGAAGTCCGAAATGCATGCATTGGAGCGCAAGTTCAAGGAGCTTAGTGATGATCAATGTTCTTATGACAAGACTCTGATTTCTTTGAATAAACTGTGGAATCAG CTGATTGATGATTTGGTTCTGCTTGGAGTACGGGCTGGTGGGGATTTGGATAATTTGCAAGCACTTGACCATGAAGAGTTATCAGAAG AATCTTTGGAGTCGTGTCCTTCCGAGGAGATATTTCTCTTAAGGCTCTTGAAGACAAACAACATCAGAGATAATAGTGACACTAGCTTGTTGAAATTTGTTGAAGAAGCTCTTGCTTTTCGGTCTTCAGCAACTGTTACTTTGATGAAGTCCCTGCAAGAGACTATTTCTTCGCAGCAAGCTAGAAGTGAGTCTTTGTCTTTAGCTTTGAATGGACAAAAGTCAAATGAAG ATGTTATTGTTGCCCTTCGAAATCATAATGATTGCTTGAAAGAGGTGGCAGAGAATGCGAGTCAAGCCATCTCTATTATCAACGAGAAGCACAAAAGGTATCTTGATGAGATTGAGGCTTTTAAAAGCAACCATTCAAGGGAGCTACAGGAAATCAAGCGTATTTCAG GTGAGCTAGAGGAAAGCATTGCAGAGCTTGAGGAAAGTCAAAGGAAGTTGGTTGTGCTCCAGTTGCAGAGGCATGGTTCTGTAATGGATGCATCTGGGGCAAATGCTGTGAATGGTGGTATTTCTACTCATAAATCTTCAGATAAAAGTATGAGCTGGCAAGACCTCAAAGATGCTGTTGACGCAGCTAAG ACCCTCGCAGGAAACCGTCTATTAGAACTCCATCAGACTCAAGAGGATAATCTGATACTATCCAAGGAGCTGGGAGATCTTGAG GGGCAATTGAAAGATGAGAAGTATGTCTTGGTATCCAAACCGTACATGATTCTTAATGATAAACTACAACATTTGAATGCTGAGATAGAGCGTTATAGAGGGTTGGTTGAAGTTTTACAG AATGACAAGGACCAGCTCATGCAAAGGGAGAAAGAAATTTCTGCAAAAGCAGAATCGCTCGACAGTGTTAAACAAACCATTATCACATATGAGAAAAAAATTGAAGAACTGGAAACTCAAATTCAGATACTCTTTTCTGAAAAGAATGATCTCGAAACCAAGGTTGAGGAGACTTTGCAAGATTCAG GTAAGAAAGACTTCAAGAATGAGATTCATGTTATGGCTGCAGCACTCTCCAATGAACTGGGTATGATGGAGAATCAGTTGAGTCGATCAAAGGATGCAGCTTCTGAAGCACTTGCATTGCGTGAGCAAGCTGAATCATTAAGATCATTGGTAGCTAAAAAG ATTGAGGAACACAAGAAGATTTCGGATAAATACAACTCACAAGTAATTGAGATCAAGTCCCTCAAGGCATTG GTTGAGGAGTTGGAGCAGGAAAAGCAGGAGCTGGAGTTTATTGCAGATATGTACGTGAAAGAAAGTTCTGAGTCTAG GACAATTGCTGATATTGAAGAATCAGAAACCCGAGCTCGCAATCAGGCTGAATATTTGAGGAGCAATCTAGAGGAGCATAGTCTTGAGCTTCGGGTTAAAGCAGCAAATGAAGCTGAAGCTGCATGCCAGCAAAGGCTTTCCTTTGCTGAAGTGGAACTAGAAGAGTTAAGGACCAAAGTAGATGCATCTGAAAG AGATGTTGTGGAACTTAAGGAGGCAATAAGAATTAAAGAGGCTGAAGGAGACGCCTATATTTCTGATATCGAG ACAGTTGGTCAAGCATATGAAGACATGCAAACGCAAAATCAGCATCTTCTTCAACAGCTTACTGATAGAGATGACTTTAACATAAAG CTAGTATCAGATAGTGTGAAGATGAAACAAGCTTGTAGTTCCCTTCTCTCTGACAAGCTTATGCTAGAGAAGCAACTCCAGCAAGTTAACACTTCACTGGAGTCATCTAAACTGAAAATTGCCCGTGGCGAAGAGCAG ATGAAGACTTGTGTAGCGCAAGCTATAAAAACTTCAGCTGAAAACAGACATCTTACTATTAGCCTGGAAAGGATTGCGCTGGAGTTATCCAACACAGATAAGGAACTCAAGTGGCTTCGGTCCTCCGTTGGATCCTCTGAGAAAGAATACGAGCAAACTCAGCAAAAGATATCTGAGCTGAGAGCGTTACTGGAGCACGAGAG GAGTGAGAGGCGGCGGCTTGAAGAACAATATGAAGAGGTGAAAAATGAAGTTATGGAGCTGACCTCTGAGACTGAAGAGACTACTGTCCGGAAACTTGAGGATGAAATAAAAGAATGCAAGGGTATTCTCAAGTGTGGTGTATGCTTTGACCGGCCTAAAGAG GTTGtgatcaccaaatgtttccacctATTCTGCTCGCTATGCATCCAGAGAAACCTCGAGATTCGCCACCGAAAATGTCCTGGCTGTGGAACCCCATTCGGACAAAACGACGTTAGGGAGGTGAAGATATGA
- the LOC100274688 gene encoding E3 ubiquitin-protein ligase BRE1-like 2 isoform X2 — translation MTIATGQQEISAGHPQFIFPTPRPRPDRTPAAPPPASTSPVHRAPEVGAIRRRHISVLFGADWGSAARSSIPPPVFAAARQIPRRDGRVLTLHHATPPSSSPRDCRATIGGAAIAQSTVAACSCDTLTRSAATSISSSSTLLGGDGRKDLCEGERKGRKGDRTGGGARLLTTYSSQPALQYENQKLVQQLEVQKSEMHALERKFKELSDDQCSYDKTLISLNKLWNQLIDDLVLLGVRAGGDLDNLQALDHEELSEESLESCPSEEIFLLRLLKTNNIRDNSDTSLLKFVEEALAFRSSATVTLMKSLQETISSQQARNVIVALRNHNDCLKEVAENASQAISIINEKHKRYLDEIEAFKSNHSRELQEIKRISGELEESIAELEESQRKLVVLQLQRHGSVMDASGANAVNGGISTHKSSDKSMSWQDLKDAVDAAKTLAGNRLLELHQTQEDNLILSKELGDLEGQLKDEKYVLVSKPYMILNDKLQHLNAEIERYRGLVEVLQNDKDQLMQREKEISAKAESLDSVKQTIITYEKKIEELETQIQILFSEKNDLETKVEETLQDSGKKDFKNEIHVMAAALSNELGMMENQLSRSKDAASEALALREQAESLRSLVAKKIEEHKKISDKYNSQVIEIKSLKALVEELEQEKQELEFIADMYVKESSESRTIADIEESETRARNQAEYLRSNLEEHSLELRVKAANEAEAACQQRLSFAEVELEELRTKVDASERDVVELKEAIRIKEAEGDAYISDIETVGQAYEDMQTQNQHLLQQLTDRDDFNIKLVSDSVKMKQACSSLLSDKLMLEKQLQQVNTSLESSKLKIARGEEQMKTCVAQAIKTSAENRHLTISLERIALELSNTDKELKWLRSSVGSSEKEYEQTQQKISELRALLEHERSERRRLEEQYEEVKNEVMELTSETEETTVRKLEDEIKECKGILKCGVCFDRPKEVVITKCFHLFCSLCIQRNLEIRHRKCPGCGTPFGQNDVREVKI, via the exons ATGACTATCGCAACCGGCCAACAGGAAATTTCAGCCGGGCATCCCCAATTCATCTTCCCCACGCCGCGTCCGCGTCCGGACCGGACACCGGCGGCACCTCCTCCTGCCTCCACTTCACCAGTTCATCGGGCGCCGGAAGTGGGAGCCATCCGCCGCCGCCACATATCTGTCCTCTTCGGCGCTGACTGGGGCTCAGCCGCTCGAAGCTCCATCCCGCCTCCCGTCTTCGCCGCCGCTCG TCAGATCCCTCGACGCGACGGTCGTGTCTTGACTCTCCACCACGCGACTCCACCCAGCTCTTCTCCACGCGACTGCAGAGCGACGATCGGAGGCGCCGCCATCGCACAATCCACCGTCGCTGCCTGCTCCTG TGATACTCTCACAAGATCCGCTGCTACATCCATTTCTTCTTCTTCCACGTTGCTGGGAGGAGACGGGCGCAAGGATTTGTGCGAGGGAGAAAGAAAGGGAAGGAAAGGGGATAGGACGGGAGGAGGAGCACGACTGCTTACCACTTATTCTTCCCAGCCCG CTCTTCAATATGAAAACCAAAAATTGGTGCAACAACTGGAGGTACAGAAGTCCGAAATGCATGCATTGGAGCGCAAGTTCAAGGAGCTTAGTGATGATCAATGTTCTTATGACAAGACTCTGATTTCTTTGAATAAACTGTGGAATCAG CTGATTGATGATTTGGTTCTGCTTGGAGTACGGGCTGGTGGGGATTTGGATAATTTGCAAGCACTTGACCATGAAGAGTTATCAGAAG AATCTTTGGAGTCGTGTCCTTCCGAGGAGATATTTCTCTTAAGGCTCTTGAAGACAAACAACATCAGAGATAATAGTGACACTAGCTTGTTGAAATTTGTTGAAGAAGCTCTTGCTTTTCGGTCTTCAGCAACTGTTACTTTGATGAAGTCCCTGCAAGAGACTATTTCTTCGCAGCAAGCTAGAA ATGTTATTGTTGCCCTTCGAAATCATAATGATTGCTTGAAAGAGGTGGCAGAGAATGCGAGTCAAGCCATCTCTATTATCAACGAGAAGCACAAAAGGTATCTTGATGAGATTGAGGCTTTTAAAAGCAACCATTCAAGGGAGCTACAGGAAATCAAGCGTATTTCAG GTGAGCTAGAGGAAAGCATTGCAGAGCTTGAGGAAAGTCAAAGGAAGTTGGTTGTGCTCCAGTTGCAGAGGCATGGTTCTGTAATGGATGCATCTGGGGCAAATGCTGTGAATGGTGGTATTTCTACTCATAAATCTTCAGATAAAAGTATGAGCTGGCAAGACCTCAAAGATGCTGTTGACGCAGCTAAG ACCCTCGCAGGAAACCGTCTATTAGAACTCCATCAGACTCAAGAGGATAATCTGATACTATCCAAGGAGCTGGGAGATCTTGAG GGGCAATTGAAAGATGAGAAGTATGTCTTGGTATCCAAACCGTACATGATTCTTAATGATAAACTACAACATTTGAATGCTGAGATAGAGCGTTATAGAGGGTTGGTTGAAGTTTTACAG AATGACAAGGACCAGCTCATGCAAAGGGAGAAAGAAATTTCTGCAAAAGCAGAATCGCTCGACAGTGTTAAACAAACCATTATCACATATGAGAAAAAAATTGAAGAACTGGAAACTCAAATTCAGATACTCTTTTCTGAAAAGAATGATCTCGAAACCAAGGTTGAGGAGACTTTGCAAGATTCAG GTAAGAAAGACTTCAAGAATGAGATTCATGTTATGGCTGCAGCACTCTCCAATGAACTGGGTATGATGGAGAATCAGTTGAGTCGATCAAAGGATGCAGCTTCTGAAGCACTTGCATTGCGTGAGCAAGCTGAATCATTAAGATCATTGGTAGCTAAAAAG ATTGAGGAACACAAGAAGATTTCGGATAAATACAACTCACAAGTAATTGAGATCAAGTCCCTCAAGGCATTG GTTGAGGAGTTGGAGCAGGAAAAGCAGGAGCTGGAGTTTATTGCAGATATGTACGTGAAAGAAAGTTCTGAGTCTAG GACAATTGCTGATATTGAAGAATCAGAAACCCGAGCTCGCAATCAGGCTGAATATTTGAGGAGCAATCTAGAGGAGCATAGTCTTGAGCTTCGGGTTAAAGCAGCAAATGAAGCTGAAGCTGCATGCCAGCAAAGGCTTTCCTTTGCTGAAGTGGAACTAGAAGAGTTAAGGACCAAAGTAGATGCATCTGAAAG AGATGTTGTGGAACTTAAGGAGGCAATAAGAATTAAAGAGGCTGAAGGAGACGCCTATATTTCTGATATCGAG ACAGTTGGTCAAGCATATGAAGACATGCAAACGCAAAATCAGCATCTTCTTCAACAGCTTACTGATAGAGATGACTTTAACATAAAG CTAGTATCAGATAGTGTGAAGATGAAACAAGCTTGTAGTTCCCTTCTCTCTGACAAGCTTATGCTAGAGAAGCAACTCCAGCAAGTTAACACTTCACTGGAGTCATCTAAACTGAAAATTGCCCGTGGCGAAGAGCAG ATGAAGACTTGTGTAGCGCAAGCTATAAAAACTTCAGCTGAAAACAGACATCTTACTATTAGCCTGGAAAGGATTGCGCTGGAGTTATCCAACACAGATAAGGAACTCAAGTGGCTTCGGTCCTCCGTTGGATCCTCTGAGAAAGAATACGAGCAAACTCAGCAAAAGATATCTGAGCTGAGAGCGTTACTGGAGCACGAGAG GAGTGAGAGGCGGCGGCTTGAAGAACAATATGAAGAGGTGAAAAATGAAGTTATGGAGCTGACCTCTGAGACTGAAGAGACTACTGTCCGGAAACTTGAGGATGAAATAAAAGAATGCAAGGGTATTCTCAAGTGTGGTGTATGCTTTGACCGGCCTAAAGAG GTTGtgatcaccaaatgtttccacctATTCTGCTCGCTATGCATCCAGAGAAACCTCGAGATTCGCCACCGAAAATGTCCTGGCTGTGGAACCCCATTCGGACAAAACGACGTTAGGGAGGTGAAGATATGA
- the LOC100274688 gene encoding E3 ubiquitin-protein ligase BRE1-like 2 isoform X6: MDSTALQYENQKLVQQLEVQKSEMHALERKFKELSDDQCSYDKTLISLNKLWNQLIDDLVLLGVRAGGDLDNLQALDHEELSEESLESCPSEEIFLLRLLKTNNIRDNSDTSLLKFVEEALAFRSSATVTLMKSLQETISSQQARNVIVALRNHNDCLKEVAENASQAISIINEKHKRYLDEIEAFKSNHSRELQEIKRISGELEESIAELEESQRKLVVLQLQRHGSVMDASGANAVNGGISTHKSSDKSMSWQDLKDAVDAAKTLAGNRLLELHQTQEDNLILSKELGDLEGQLKDEKYVLVSKPYMILNDKLQHLNAEIERYRGLVEVLQNDKDQLMQREKEISAKAESLDSVKQTIITYEKKIEELETQIQILFSEKNDLETKVEETLQDSGKKDFKNEIHVMAAALSNELGMMENQLSRSKDAASEALALREQAESLRSLVAKKIEEHKKISDKYNSQVIEIKSLKALVEELEQEKQELEFIADMYVKESSESRTIADIEESETRARNQAEYLRSNLEEHSLELRVKAANEAEAACQQRLSFAEVELEELRTKVDASERDVVELKEAIRIKEAEGDAYISDIETVGQAYEDMQTQNQHLLQQLTDRDDFNIKLVSDSVKMKQACSSLLSDKLMLEKQLQQVNTSLESSKLKIARGEEQMKTCVAQAIKTSAENRHLTISLERIALELSNTDKELKWLRSSVGSSEKEYEQTQQKISELRALLEHERSERRRLEEQYEEVKNEVMELTSETEETTVRKLEDEIKECKGILKCGVCFDRPKEVVITKCFHLFCSLCIQRNLEIRHRKCPGCGTPFGQNDVREVKI, from the exons ATGGATTCCACAGCTCTTCAATATGAAAACCAAAAATTGGTGCAACAACTGGAGGTACAGAAGTCCGAAATGCATGCATTGGAGCGCAAGTTCAAGGAGCTTAGTGATGATCAATGTTCTTATGACAAGACTCTGATTTCTTTGAATAAACTGTGGAATCAG CTGATTGATGATTTGGTTCTGCTTGGAGTACGGGCTGGTGGGGATTTGGATAATTTGCAAGCACTTGACCATGAAGAGTTATCAGAAG AATCTTTGGAGTCGTGTCCTTCCGAGGAGATATTTCTCTTAAGGCTCTTGAAGACAAACAACATCAGAGATAATAGTGACACTAGCTTGTTGAAATTTGTTGAAGAAGCTCTTGCTTTTCGGTCTTCAGCAACTGTTACTTTGATGAAGTCCCTGCAAGAGACTATTTCTTCGCAGCAAGCTAGAA ATGTTATTGTTGCCCTTCGAAATCATAATGATTGCTTGAAAGAGGTGGCAGAGAATGCGAGTCAAGCCATCTCTATTATCAACGAGAAGCACAAAAGGTATCTTGATGAGATTGAGGCTTTTAAAAGCAACCATTCAAGGGAGCTACAGGAAATCAAGCGTATTTCAG GTGAGCTAGAGGAAAGCATTGCAGAGCTTGAGGAAAGTCAAAGGAAGTTGGTTGTGCTCCAGTTGCAGAGGCATGGTTCTGTAATGGATGCATCTGGGGCAAATGCTGTGAATGGTGGTATTTCTACTCATAAATCTTCAGATAAAAGTATGAGCTGGCAAGACCTCAAAGATGCTGTTGACGCAGCTAAG ACCCTCGCAGGAAACCGTCTATTAGAACTCCATCAGACTCAAGAGGATAATCTGATACTATCCAAGGAGCTGGGAGATCTTGAG GGGCAATTGAAAGATGAGAAGTATGTCTTGGTATCCAAACCGTACATGATTCTTAATGATAAACTACAACATTTGAATGCTGAGATAGAGCGTTATAGAGGGTTGGTTGAAGTTTTACAG AATGACAAGGACCAGCTCATGCAAAGGGAGAAAGAAATTTCTGCAAAAGCAGAATCGCTCGACAGTGTTAAACAAACCATTATCACATATGAGAAAAAAATTGAAGAACTGGAAACTCAAATTCAGATACTCTTTTCTGAAAAGAATGATCTCGAAACCAAGGTTGAGGAGACTTTGCAAGATTCAG GTAAGAAAGACTTCAAGAATGAGATTCATGTTATGGCTGCAGCACTCTCCAATGAACTGGGTATGATGGAGAATCAGTTGAGTCGATCAAAGGATGCAGCTTCTGAAGCACTTGCATTGCGTGAGCAAGCTGAATCATTAAGATCATTGGTAGCTAAAAAG ATTGAGGAACACAAGAAGATTTCGGATAAATACAACTCACAAGTAATTGAGATCAAGTCCCTCAAGGCATTG GTTGAGGAGTTGGAGCAGGAAAAGCAGGAGCTGGAGTTTATTGCAGATATGTACGTGAAAGAAAGTTCTGAGTCTAG GACAATTGCTGATATTGAAGAATCAGAAACCCGAGCTCGCAATCAGGCTGAATATTTGAGGAGCAATCTAGAGGAGCATAGTCTTGAGCTTCGGGTTAAAGCAGCAAATGAAGCTGAAGCTGCATGCCAGCAAAGGCTTTCCTTTGCTGAAGTGGAACTAGAAGAGTTAAGGACCAAAGTAGATGCATCTGAAAG AGATGTTGTGGAACTTAAGGAGGCAATAAGAATTAAAGAGGCTGAAGGAGACGCCTATATTTCTGATATCGAG ACAGTTGGTCAAGCATATGAAGACATGCAAACGCAAAATCAGCATCTTCTTCAACAGCTTACTGATAGAGATGACTTTAACATAAAG CTAGTATCAGATAGTGTGAAGATGAAACAAGCTTGTAGTTCCCTTCTCTCTGACAAGCTTATGCTAGAGAAGCAACTCCAGCAAGTTAACACTTCACTGGAGTCATCTAAACTGAAAATTGCCCGTGGCGAAGAGCAG ATGAAGACTTGTGTAGCGCAAGCTATAAAAACTTCAGCTGAAAACAGACATCTTACTATTAGCCTGGAAAGGATTGCGCTGGAGTTATCCAACACAGATAAGGAACTCAAGTGGCTTCGGTCCTCCGTTGGATCCTCTGAGAAAGAATACGAGCAAACTCAGCAAAAGATATCTGAGCTGAGAGCGTTACTGGAGCACGAGAG GAGTGAGAGGCGGCGGCTTGAAGAACAATATGAAGAGGTGAAAAATGAAGTTATGGAGCTGACCTCTGAGACTGAAGAGACTACTGTCCGGAAACTTGAGGATGAAATAAAAGAATGCAAGGGTATTCTCAAGTGTGGTGTATGCTTTGACCGGCCTAAAGAG GTTGtgatcaccaaatgtttccacctATTCTGCTCGCTATGCATCCAGAGAAACCTCGAGATTCGCCACCGAAAATGTCCTGGCTGTGGAACCCCATTCGGACAAAACGACGTTAGGGAGGTGAAGATATGA